A portion of the Actomonas aquatica genome contains these proteins:
- a CDS encoding glycoside hydrolase family 13 protein, with translation MPRPRLPRPLLSAALIASLLLTPLSAKPELERLEPAHWWAGMQQSELQLLLYGENLHDCTVSLTDYPGVHIDRVERVANPRYLFVYLQIAPEAAPGSLELHLTAPDVTYSVFSYELKPRVPGSADREGFNASDVIYLITPDRFANGDPSNDEIADLREGLNRAEAYGRHGGDLAGITQHLDYLADLGVTQLWLNPVRENDMPRWSYHGYAMTDFYRIDPRYGNHDDYLHLVAAARERGLGVIMDMVPNHCGLQHWFVQDPPDAEWINFAGRFEPTNHARTTNQDPHAAQIDRQRFNDGWFVADMPDLNQRHPLMADYLIQNAIWWIEEAGLSGVRVDTYPYPDKHFMARWASAILTEYPQLNLVGEEWTLSPALVAYWQRGKVNADAYTSPMPSMMDFPLNDALRLALTAPEETWNAGFIRLYEAVAHDFLYPAPQDLVIFPDNHDMDRFYTQVGEDLALFKLGLVFNLTMRGIPQLYYGTEILMHNRDHPGDHGVIRTDFPGGWAGDPVNAFTGDGLTTDQRDAQAFTRRLLHWRRTATAIHDGALRHFVPDDGTYCYFRYTDESTVMVVLNKRPEPAVLPTARFAEILPPGSHGTDVLTGTTQDLSESVVVPARSAVVLEIH, from the coding sequence ATGCCCCGCCCCCGCTTGCCTCGCCCGCTCCTCAGCGCCGCGTTAATCGCCTCGCTGCTGCTGACGCCCCTGTCCGCCAAACCGGAACTCGAGCGCCTCGAACCCGCCCACTGGTGGGCCGGCATGCAACAGTCCGAACTGCAACTGCTGCTCTACGGCGAAAACCTGCACGACTGCACCGTCTCCCTCACCGACTACCCGGGTGTTCACATCGACCGCGTGGAGCGCGTGGCCAATCCGCGTTACCTCTTCGTCTACCTGCAGATCGCGCCGGAAGCCGCGCCCGGCTCCTTGGAGCTGCACCTCACCGCACCCGACGTCACGTATTCAGTCTTCTCCTACGAGCTCAAACCCCGCGTCCCCGGCTCCGCCGACCGCGAGGGGTTTAACGCCAGCGACGTGATTTACCTCATCACGCCCGATCGCTTCGCCAACGGCGACCCGTCCAACGACGAAATCGCCGACCTACGCGAGGGCCTCAACCGCGCCGAAGCCTACGGCCGCCACGGCGGTGACCTCGCCGGCATTACCCAACACCTCGACTACCTCGCCGACCTCGGCGTGACCCAGCTATGGTTAAACCCCGTGCGCGAAAACGACATGCCGCGTTGGTCCTACCACGGCTACGCCATGACCGACTTTTACCGCATCGATCCGCGTTACGGCAACCACGACGACTATCTCCACCTCGTCGCCGCCGCCCGCGAGCGCGGCCTCGGCGTCATCATGGACATGGTGCCCAACCACTGCGGTCTGCAGCATTGGTTTGTGCAGGATCCACCTGATGCGGAGTGGATCAATTTTGCGGGTCGCTTCGAGCCCACCAACCACGCGCGCACCACCAATCAGGATCCGCACGCGGCTCAGATTGATCGCCAGCGTTTCAACGACGGTTGGTTCGTCGCCGACATGCCTGACCTAAATCAGCGCCATCCGCTGATGGCCGACTACCTCATTCAAAACGCGATCTGGTGGATTGAGGAAGCCGGCCTCTCCGGCGTGCGCGTCGACACCTATCCGTATCCAGATAAACACTTCATGGCGCGCTGGGCGTCCGCCATCCTGACCGAATATCCGCAGCTCAATCTCGTCGGCGAGGAGTGGACCCTCTCCCCCGCCCTCGTCGCTTACTGGCAACGCGGCAAGGTCAACGCCGACGCTTACACTTCGCCCATGCCGAGCATGATGGATTTCCCGCTCAACGACGCCCTGCGCCTCGCCCTCACCGCGCCGGAGGAAACGTGGAACGCCGGTTTCATCCGGCTCTACGAAGCGGTCGCCCACGACTTCCTCTACCCGGCCCCGCAGGACCTCGTCATCTTCCCCGACAACCACGACATGGACCGCTTCTACACCCAGGTCGGCGAGGACCTCGCGCTCTTTAAACTCGGTCTCGTGTTTAACCTCACCATGCGCGGCATCCCGCAGCTCTACTACGGCACCGAGATCCTCATGCACAACCGCGACCACCCGGGCGACCACGGCGTGATTCGCACCGACTTCCCCGGCGGCTGGGCCGGCGATCCCGTCAACGCCTTCACCGGCGACGGGCTCACCACGGACCAACGTGATGCCCAGGCTTTCACCCGCCGTCTCCTGCACTGGCGCCGCACCGCCACCGCCATCCACGACGGCGCGCTGCGTCACTTCGTGCCCGACGATGGCACGTATTGTTATTTTCGTTACACCGACGAGAGCACCGTGATGGTCGTGCTCAACAAACGCCCCGAGCCGGCGGTGCTCCCGACCGCCCGCTTCGCCGAAATCCTGCCGCCGGGCAGCCACGGCACCGATGTGCTCACCGGCACCACCCAGGACCTGAGCGAATCCGTCGTCGTCCCCGCCCGCAGCGCGGTGGTGCTGGAGATTCACTGA
- a CDS encoding PAS domain S-box protein, translated as MSWPSALLLNGAGWGLLGGVLVVAAFVLGFWWRGRRGTSDPSKASQADQAGRERGQADLQSVLSNLDVLVWEAEVLVEGESLRWDFRIKETRMTQRLFAEGWQERRISLWRHLQVPEMAEMDRRSRGAILEGLPGYQQEFRVPEGDGFRWVRETVAIEQRAADRYWLVGFAVDITDQRLAEEEFRHSERSLTEILKGADCLLWRSQVERGADGVLQWLHFRIPRSGLYPRLFGDRPATMGGKLWSLVEVPDLEAMNRRSRDALENGAPEYEQTFSVRNRAGESFWLQEKVSIYPIGANQWHLVGIVTDVTQRRKAELAVRRSEGRYRSLFEHVPVSIVEADFTAVGEWLERLRGEGVTDLRAYLQRHPREISRGAMRVQILAANVAARRTIGAESTRQIRWRRRVLETPSSMEAVLEAFVALWEGRNFIERVVELRSLHGRHITTTMRWWVAHGEQGYDLSQVIMIYVDVTELKRVQGDLAAQREQLSVTLRSMKEGVVTTDTIGRVQFINPAAQELIGVSEANAIGQPLLRACGFKSAESGEPLSLELERVAAGDAVLNLPANTVIEKSPGDLRLIEGELAPVHDRESRVTGVVLVFRDITDRDRLEKEMVRATRLEGVGVLAGGIAHDFNNILTAVIGNLSIAAIDTEEHTDVGSAVRDARRAALKAKDLTQQLLTFAKGGEPIRAAVQLPEVIRDMAGFALHGANVRAEFDFAEDLWLANVDKGQIGRVVQNLVINAVQAMPGGGRVTLQARNEVLAYCPGRRLQPGKYVRIDISDTGGGIRPEHLARVFDPYFSTKESGSGLGLSAAYSIVAKHQGVIEVASTLGEGTTFTIWLPVAVTNETAPEEVAVELEAPLRGRVLFMDDEEPIREMIVTLLRRLGMEVQTTADGEELVEVYRREFERGTPPDLVLTDLTVPGGMGGQQAMEILLTINPAVRAVVSSGYSSDPILANFRDYGFCGMVAKPYELPELRRVLQEALSTEPDSS; from the coding sequence GTGTCTTGGCCGAGCGCGTTGCTGTTGAATGGCGCGGGTTGGGGGCTGCTGGGGGGCGTGTTGGTGGTGGCGGCGTTTGTCCTGGGGTTCTGGTGGCGCGGAAGGCGGGGGACCTCGGATCCGAGCAAAGCCAGCCAAGCCGATCAGGCGGGGCGGGAACGGGGGCAGGCGGATTTGCAATCGGTGCTCTCGAATCTCGATGTCTTGGTCTGGGAGGCGGAGGTTTTGGTCGAAGGGGAGTCCCTGCGATGGGACTTCCGGATCAAAGAGACGCGGATGACTCAGCGCCTCTTTGCCGAGGGCTGGCAGGAGCGGCGGATCAGCCTATGGCGGCATCTGCAGGTGCCGGAGATGGCGGAGATGGACCGGCGCTCGCGCGGGGCGATTTTGGAAGGCCTGCCGGGTTACCAGCAGGAGTTTCGGGTCCCGGAGGGCGACGGGTTTCGTTGGGTGCGTGAGACGGTGGCGATCGAACAGCGGGCGGCCGATCGATACTGGCTGGTGGGGTTTGCGGTCGATATCACCGACCAGCGGTTGGCGGAGGAGGAGTTTCGCCACAGTGAACGCAGCCTGACGGAGATCTTGAAAGGGGCGGACTGTCTGCTCTGGCGTTCGCAGGTGGAGCGAGGGGCGGATGGGGTTTTGCAATGGCTCCATTTTCGTATCCCCCGGTCGGGATTGTATCCACGGCTCTTCGGTGATCGGCCGGCCACCATGGGCGGGAAACTCTGGAGTTTGGTGGAGGTGCCCGACCTGGAGGCGATGAACCGGCGCTCGCGGGATGCCTTGGAGAATGGGGCGCCGGAGTATGAGCAGACCTTTAGCGTGCGAAATCGGGCCGGGGAGTCCTTCTGGCTGCAGGAAAAGGTTTCGATCTATCCCATCGGCGCCAATCAGTGGCACTTGGTGGGCATCGTCACCGATGTGACCCAGCGACGTAAGGCGGAGCTGGCGGTGCGACGGTCGGAGGGGCGCTACCGCTCTCTGTTTGAGCACGTGCCGGTTTCGATCGTGGAGGCGGATTTTACGGCGGTGGGTGAGTGGCTGGAGCGGCTGCGGGGGGAAGGAGTGACGGACCTGCGCGCGTATTTGCAGCGTCACCCACGGGAGATTTCGCGCGGGGCGATGCGGGTGCAGATTCTCGCGGCCAATGTGGCGGCCCGGCGCACGATTGGGGCCGAGAGCACCCGGCAGATCCGGTGGCGTCGGCGGGTGTTGGAGACGCCGTCCTCGATGGAGGCGGTGTTGGAGGCGTTCGTCGCGCTCTGGGAGGGGCGCAACTTCATCGAACGGGTGGTGGAGCTGAGGAGTCTGCACGGGCGTCACATCACCACGACGATGCGGTGGTGGGTGGCCCATGGAGAGCAGGGCTACGACCTCTCGCAGGTCATCATGATCTATGTGGATGTGACCGAATTGAAGCGGGTGCAGGGCGACTTGGCCGCGCAACGCGAGCAGTTGAGCGTCACCTTGCGTTCGATGAAGGAGGGGGTCGTCACCACGGACACGATCGGGCGGGTGCAGTTCATCAACCCGGCCGCGCAGGAGCTGATCGGGGTGAGTGAAGCCAATGCCATCGGGCAACCGCTGCTGCGGGCCTGCGGTTTTAAATCGGCCGAAAGTGGCGAGCCGCTCTCACTTGAGCTGGAGCGGGTCGCGGCGGGCGACGCGGTGCTCAATCTGCCAGCCAATACGGTGATCGAAAAGTCGCCGGGCGACCTGCGCTTGATCGAGGGCGAGCTGGCGCCGGTGCACGACCGCGAGTCGCGGGTCACGGGCGTGGTGCTGGTGTTTCGCGACATCACCGACCGCGATCGGCTGGAGAAAGAAATGGTGCGGGCCACTCGGCTCGAAGGCGTCGGGGTGCTGGCCGGCGGCATTGCTCATGATTTTAACAATATCCTCACCGCGGTCATCGGCAACCTGTCGATCGCCGCGATCGACACCGAAGAGCACACCGACGTCGGCAGTGCGGTGCGGGATGCGCGACGAGCGGCCCTCAAAGCCAAGGACCTCACCCAGCAGCTGCTCACCTTTGCCAAGGGCGGGGAGCCGATTCGAGCGGCGGTGCAGTTGCCGGAGGTCATCCGCGATATGGCGGGATTTGCGCTGCATGGAGCCAACGTGCGGGCGGAGTTCGATTTTGCCGAAGACCTATGGCTGGCCAATGTCGACAAGGGGCAAATCGGGCGCGTGGTGCAGAACCTGGTGATCAACGCGGTCCAGGCCATGCCGGGGGGCGGCCGGGTGACTTTGCAGGCGCGCAACGAGGTGCTGGCGTATTGCCCGGGGCGGCGACTGCAGCCGGGCAAGTATGTGCGTATCGACATTAGTGATACCGGTGGCGGCATCCGGCCGGAGCACCTGGCTCGGGTGTTTGATCCCTATTTCTCGACGAAGGAATCGGGAAGCGGGCTCGGCCTGTCGGCGGCCTATTCCATCGTGGCCAAGCACCAGGGTGTGATCGAAGTGGCCTCCACGCTGGGCGAAGGCACGACCTTTACCATCTGGTTGCCGGTGGCGGTGACGAACGAAACGGCGCCGGAAGAAGTCGCCGTGGAACTCGAAGCCCCGTTGCGTGGGCGGGTGCTCTTCATGGATGACGAGGAACCGATCCGCGAAATGATCGTGACGCTGCTCCGGCGCCTGGGCATGGAGGTCCAGACCACGGCCGACGGCGAGGAGCTGGTGGAGGTCTACCGGCGGGAATTTGAGCGCGGCACGCCGCCGGACCTGGTGTTGACGGATCTCACCGTGCCGGGTGGCATGGGCGGGCAGCAGGCGATGGAGATCTTGTTGACTATCAATCCGGCCGTGCGCGCGGTGGTTTCGAGCGGTTATTCCAGTGACCCGATTCTGGCGAATTTCCGCGACTACGGTTTCTGCGGCATGGTCGCCAAACCTTACGAGCTGCCCGAGTTGCGTCGCGTCCTGCAGGAGGCGCTGTCGACGGAACCGGACTCGTCCTAG
- a CDS encoding ATP-binding protein has translation MSSPSSSPIDPHSRPPALRRPGLSATFLLNARGHILGANLAAEAFCPGPLSAQIGQPFVTLFAFEVVSDDPELLDTQWEVLSATATEQRVPLCLRHEPDESPTEVRVELEEADGTDIAWLARLAIPPREPAASPAPAAAPNTPSPTAATTAPSASTDAPTAWPQLVQSDAAGFFDLNFAADETHYSPAWKRLLGYADADLANTYDTWLKLIHPDDSAAAPDQVGRHTRSDRRSFSVEFRMKHRRGHWVWINCVGVQIFAADGELQRVVGFHLDISERKEVEELGVIAEDRLDALCGDGELAVFDLDFAEGRAWTSPAWRALIGDPVEHPDIGVFTQHLTDCEGDLTHYLAHFGGDAPWGNGPATLRRSDRVDIPVALGLQRRVSRRGELLRVVGCVLPASSPHAQPPPRAGYSAVPFALPVPTPAEQEKLPGVLNALHEAVILTDAHGGITFMNTRAERFLGRPTAAVREHPLAEEFRLLNASDRQPATDSIELALEADGAPRLHTEHLLESEGQPPRAVAWTVRQLRGPDDRIGGLALVFRDPNEMSLTPEELIRANRFDSLGQLAGGIAHDFNNLLSTILGAISIAKDNRDYDKLSDAETACMTAKTLTRQLLSFAKGNPGGTYTVTRPADVLRDAVRVAAAGSPVTIHVELDERAGPIEVDRGQIIQVYQNLIINAMQAMADPSQGTIWIRCRTVTLAEGRVPPLAGGDYVQIEVQDNGAGIPEDKIDRIFEPFFTTKKTGTGLGLATVLSIIRKHGGQLGVDSTVGVGTSFTSFLPVTTKSLETGVRKAASLRYGTGRVLFMDDEKQLCDISKTMLEGLDYKVDLAHRGEDALALYRRYHAVNRPYDVVLLDLTIVGGMGGEETFKKLKEIDPDVRAIVSSGYDNDEMARQFLEMGFCGYLTKPYRIAELSKMLKTVLGG, from the coding sequence TTGAGCTCGCCTTCTTCCAGTCCGATCGATCCGCACTCCCGCCCCCCGGCCCTTCGACGCCCGGGGCTCAGTGCAACCTTCTTGCTCAACGCCCGCGGTCACATTCTCGGCGCCAACCTCGCCGCCGAGGCCTTTTGCCCCGGTCCACTCAGCGCCCAGATCGGCCAACCTTTTGTCACGCTCTTTGCCTTCGAAGTCGTTTCGGACGACCCCGAACTGCTGGACACCCAATGGGAGGTGCTCTCCGCCACCGCCACCGAACAACGGGTGCCGCTGTGCCTGCGCCACGAACCCGACGAATCACCCACCGAGGTGCGGGTGGAGCTCGAGGAAGCCGACGGCACCGACATCGCTTGGCTCGCCCGACTCGCGATCCCTCCCCGTGAACCGGCTGCCTCGCCCGCGCCCGCGGCGGCCCCCAACACGCCGTCACCGACCGCAGCCACCACCGCGCCGAGCGCATCCACCGACGCCCCGACTGCCTGGCCTCAACTCGTCCAGAGCGACGCCGCCGGCTTTTTTGACCTCAATTTTGCGGCCGACGAAACCCACTACTCGCCCGCCTGGAAACGCCTGCTGGGCTACGCCGACGCCGATCTCGCCAACACCTACGACACCTGGCTGAAGCTCATCCACCCCGACGACTCCGCCGCCGCCCCCGACCAGGTGGGTCGCCACACCCGCTCCGATCGTCGCAGCTTCTCCGTCGAGTTTCGCATGAAACACCGCCGCGGCCACTGGGTGTGGATCAACTGCGTCGGCGTCCAGATCTTCGCCGCCGATGGCGAACTCCAACGCGTGGTCGGCTTCCACCTCGACATCTCCGAACGCAAGGAGGTCGAAGAACTCGGCGTCATCGCCGAAGACCGCCTCGACGCCCTCTGCGGCGACGGTGAGCTCGCCGTCTTCGACCTCGATTTTGCCGAAGGCCGCGCCTGGACTTCGCCCGCCTGGCGCGCCCTCATCGGCGACCCGGTGGAGCACCCCGACATCGGCGTTTTCACCCAACACCTGACCGACTGCGAAGGCGACCTCACCCACTATCTGGCCCACTTCGGCGGCGACGCTCCGTGGGGCAATGGCCCCGCCACCCTGCGCCGTTCCGATCGCGTCGACATTCCGGTCGCGCTCGGACTGCAGCGCCGGGTAAGTCGCCGCGGTGAACTGCTCCGCGTGGTCGGCTGTGTGCTGCCCGCCTCCTCACCCCACGCACAGCCTCCGCCCCGGGCCGGATATTCCGCCGTCCCCTTCGCGCTGCCCGTCCCGACGCCCGCCGAGCAGGAAAAACTGCCCGGCGTGCTCAACGCCCTGCACGAGGCCGTCATCCTCACCGATGCCCACGGGGGTATTACCTTCATGAATACGCGGGCCGAGCGCTTCCTCGGTCGGCCGACCGCCGCCGTGCGCGAGCATCCGCTCGCCGAGGAATTCCGCCTGCTCAACGCATCCGACCGTCAGCCCGCGACTGACTCCATCGAGCTCGCCCTGGAAGCCGATGGCGCCCCTCGTCTCCACACCGAGCACTTGCTGGAGTCCGAAGGTCAGCCCCCCCGCGCCGTCGCCTGGACGGTGCGACAACTCCGCGGCCCCGACGACCGCATCGGTGGCCTCGCCCTCGTCTTCCGCGACCCCAACGAGATGTCGCTCACGCCCGAGGAGCTCATCCGCGCCAACCGCTTCGACTCGCTCGGCCAACTCGCCGGCGGCATCGCCCACGATTTTAACAACCTGCTGTCCACCATCCTCGGCGCCATCTCCATCGCCAAGGACAACCGCGACTACGACAAACTCAGCGACGCCGAGACGGCGTGCATGACGGCCAAGACCCTCACGCGTCAGCTGCTCTCCTTTGCCAAGGGCAACCCCGGCGGCACCTACACCGTCACCCGCCCGGCCGACGTTCTGCGCGACGCCGTGCGCGTCGCCGCCGCCGGGAGCCCGGTCACGATCCATGTCGAACTCGACGAACGCGCCGGCCCCATCGAGGTCGACCGCGGCCAGATCATTCAGGTCTACCAAAACCTCATCATCAACGCCATGCAGGCCATGGCCGACCCGTCCCAGGGCACCATCTGGATCCGCTGCCGCACCGTCACCCTCGCCGAGGGCCGCGTGCCTCCGCTCGCCGGCGGCGACTACGTGCAGATCGAGGTGCAGGACAACGGCGCCGGCATTCCCGAGGACAAAATCGACCGCATCTTCGAGCCGTTCTTCACCACCAAAAAGACTGGCACCGGCCTCGGCCTCGCCACCGTGTTGTCCATTATCCGCAAACACGGCGGCCAGCTCGGTGTCGACTCCACCGTCGGTGTCGGCACCAGCTTCACCAGTTTTCTCCCCGTCACCACCAAGTCGCTCGAAACCGGCGTGCGCAAAGCCGCCAGCCTCCGCTACGGCACCGGCCGCGTGCTCTTCATGGACGACGAGAAACAGCTCTGCGACATCAGCAAAACGATGCTCGAGGGCCTCGACTACAAGGTCGACCTCGCCCACCGCGGCGAAGACGCCCTCGCCCTCTACCGCCGCTACCACGCGGTCAACCGCCCCTATGACGTCGTCCTGCTCGACCTCACCATCGTGGGCGGCATGGGCGGCGAAGAGACCTTCAAGAAGCTCAAGGAAATCGACCCCGATGTGCGGGCCATCGTC
- the hemH gene encoding ferrochelatase, whose translation MPKRAVLLVNLGSPDSTAVPDVRTYLQEFLGDERVIDKPAWGPARRFLVNQIICRFRAPKSAKAYEEIWTENGSPLVLTSQAVAAKLATALGPDLPVYLAMRYRQPSIASVIEQMATDGIEEVLLFPQYPHYAMSSWETVVVKVYEEAARLAPTMKIESVQPFYEDADYIEALYRVSAPYLEEPYDHILFSYHGIPVRHLRKGDASKAHCTLVKDCCSTCSAAHAMCYKAQVLKTTDAFVKRAGLPADKWSVSFQSRLVGEPWLTPYTDKELERFAHDGKKRMVVMTPAFVADCLETLEEIAGEGAEEFKAAGGESFRHVPCLNDQAPYIEFLAGRVHRWLEGESPTATHILSSAATHQA comes from the coding sequence ATGCCAAAACGCGCCGTCCTCCTCGTTAACCTGGGTTCGCCCGATTCCACCGCCGTGCCGGATGTCCGCACCTATCTGCAGGAATTCCTCGGCGACGAGCGCGTGATCGACAAACCGGCCTGGGGCCCCGCCCGCCGCTTTCTCGTCAATCAGATCATTTGTCGCTTCCGCGCGCCCAAATCCGCCAAGGCTTACGAGGAAATTTGGACCGAAAACGGCTCCCCGCTCGTCCTCACTTCCCAAGCCGTCGCCGCCAAACTCGCCACCGCCCTCGGCCCCGACCTACCCGTCTACCTCGCCATGCGCTACCGCCAGCCCTCGATCGCCAGCGTGATCGAGCAAATGGCCACCGATGGCATCGAGGAGGTGCTGCTCTTCCCCCAATACCCCCACTACGCGATGTCCTCCTGGGAAACTGTCGTGGTGAAGGTCTACGAGGAAGCCGCCCGTCTCGCGCCGACGATGAAAATCGAGTCGGTGCAGCCGTTCTACGAGGACGCCGACTACATCGAAGCGCTCTACCGCGTCTCCGCTCCCTACCTCGAGGAGCCCTACGACCACATCCTCTTTTCCTACCACGGCATCCCCGTGCGCCACCTGCGCAAGGGCGACGCCTCCAAGGCCCATTGCACCCTCGTGAAAGACTGCTGCTCCACCTGCAGCGCCGCCCACGCCATGTGCTACAAGGCCCAGGTGCTCAAGACCACCGACGCCTTCGTCAAACGCGCCGGCCTGCCCGCCGACAAGTGGTCCGTCTCCTTCCAGTCCCGCCTCGTCGGTGAACCCTGGCTCACCCCCTATACCGATAAGGAACTCGAACGCTTCGCCCACGACGGCAAGAAGCGCATGGTGGTCATGACCCCGGCCTTCGTGGCCGATTGCCTCGAGACGCTCGAGGAAATCGCCGGCGAAGGGGCCGAAGAGTTCAAAGCCGCCGGCGGCGAATCCTTCCGCCACGTGCCCTGCCTCAACGACCAGGCCCCCTACATCGAGTTTCTGGCCGGCCGGGTGCACCGCTGGCTCGAGGGCGAAAGCCCCACGGCCACGCACATCCTTTCCAGCGCCGCCACCCACCAAGCTTAG
- the gpmI gene encoding 2,3-bisphosphoglycerate-independent phosphoglycerate mutase, translating into MTEEKRTPVLLVIRDGWGKNPDPAAKASNAVELAATPCDDALQAGSPKTAIRASGLDVGLPDGVMGNSEVGHENIGAGRIVDQELVRLNKLFSEGKLAGNAVWGGIKERVAAGGRLHLMGIVSDAGVHGMLDHLYGILEQAKTDGIKEVFIHAFTDGRDTPPTSGLGYVTAVDAKCAEIGVGKIASVCGRFWSMDRDNRWERVSKAYDLLTGRAAVATAKTAQEAVQQYYDAPLSPSQTGDEFVAPTAIVDASGEPLATFQNGDAVLFYNYRGDRPREITKAFVFDDFDGFDRGEKLDLYYATMTEYEKGLPVHIVSPKPEKLKNILGEVVANAGINQFRCAETEKNPHVTFFFNNYRSDPFPGEDRACPSSPKVPTYDMQPEMSSVEVTAKAKEAILSGKYGLVVVNFANPDMVGHTGNLDAVIKAVEATDKGVGILLEALKSVGGKAVVTADHGNCEQMWNPETKGPHTAHTLNLVELFVVGEGLTKDGTQMRDGGRLADIAPTVLDLMGLPKPVEMTGESLIASR; encoded by the coding sequence ATGACTGAAGAAAAACGCACGCCTGTCCTGCTCGTGATCCGCGATGGTTGGGGAAAGAACCCCGATCCCGCCGCCAAAGCTTCCAATGCCGTGGAACTCGCCGCCACTCCGTGTGACGACGCGCTGCAGGCCGGCAGCCCGAAGACCGCCATCAGGGCCTCGGGTCTCGACGTCGGTCTGCCCGACGGCGTGATGGGCAACAGCGAGGTGGGCCACGAAAACATCGGCGCCGGTCGCATCGTCGACCAGGAGCTGGTGCGCCTCAACAAGCTGTTCTCCGAGGGCAAACTCGCCGGCAACGCCGTCTGGGGCGGCATCAAAGAGCGCGTCGCCGCCGGCGGTCGCCTCCACCTCATGGGCATCGTGTCCGACGCGGGCGTGCACGGCATGCTCGACCACCTTTACGGCATCCTCGAACAGGCCAAGACCGATGGCATCAAAGAGGTGTTCATCCACGCCTTCACCGATGGCCGCGACACGCCCCCGACCAGCGGTCTGGGTTACGTGACGGCCGTTGATGCCAAGTGCGCCGAGATCGGCGTGGGCAAGATCGCCAGCGTTTGCGGTCGCTTTTGGAGCATGGACCGCGACAACCGCTGGGAGCGCGTTTCGAAGGCCTACGACCTGCTCACCGGCCGCGCCGCCGTGGCCACCGCCAAGACCGCGCAGGAAGCCGTGCAGCAGTATTACGATGCGCCGCTCAGCCCGAGCCAGACCGGTGACGAATTTGTCGCGCCGACCGCCATCGTGGACGCCTCCGGCGAGCCGCTGGCGACCTTCCAAAACGGCGATGCCGTGCTCTTCTACAACTACCGCGGCGACCGTCCGCGCGAGATCACCAAGGCCTTCGTGTTCGATGACTTTGATGGCTTCGATCGCGGCGAGAAGCTCGACCTCTACTACGCCACCATGACGGAGTATGAGAAGGGTCTGCCGGTGCACATCGTTTCGCCGAAGCCCGAGAAGTTGAAAAACATCCTCGGTGAGGTCGTGGCCAATGCGGGCATCAACCAGTTCCGCTGTGCCGAGACCGAGAAGAACCCGCACGTCACCTTCTTCTTCAACAACTACCGCAGCGATCCCTTCCCCGGTGAAGATCGCGCCTGCCCGTCCAGCCCCAAGGTGCCGACCTACGACATGCAGCCGGAAATGTCTTCGGTGGAAGTCACCGCCAAAGCGAAGGAAGCCATCCTCTCCGGCAAATACGGCCTGGTGGTGGTCAACTTCGCCAACCCCGACATGGTCGGCCACACCGGCAATCTCGACGCCGTGATCAAGGCGGTCGAGGCGACCGACAAGGGCGTGGGCATTTTGCTCGAAGCCCTCAAGTCCGTCGGCGGCAAGGCGGTCGTCACCGCCGACCACGGCAACTGCGAACAGATGTGGAACCCGGAGACCAAGGGCCCGCATACCGCGCACACGCTCAACCTCGTGGAACTCTTCGTCGTCGGCGAAGGCCTCACCAAGGATGGCACCCAGATGCGGGACGGCGGTCGCCTCGCCGACATCGCGCCGACCGTGCTCGACCTCATGGGCCTGCCGAAGCCGGTGGAGATGACCGGCGAAAGCCTCATCGCCTCGCGGTAA